In Phragmitibacter flavus, the following are encoded in one genomic region:
- a CDS encoding TonB-dependent receptor translates to MKSTIIKHRKRALPNSLTAREGIALTTSVLCAAGALPAQTAPAPAPDNGASPTVTPEVVVTGQADPLYKPQAVASPKLQGPLRDVPQTITVIPQTVIQEQGATNLRDVLRNVPGISIQAGEGGGGLPGDNLSIRGFNARTDFFIDGVRDFGAYSRDPFNYEQIEVAKGPSSSTSGRGSTGGSINLVTKTPKLEPFYHLDTMGGTDKLFRSTIDINQPFLVNPGSPGVEGFSGGKGAKEVLPVAPVAESGHAFRLNGLFHTNEVAGRDVVEQERWAIAPSLAFGLGTETRLTFTYLHMEEDNVPEYGIPWVPPNSNPQLSRFSDQAPPVSFDNFYGIRGYDYEETETDVAGILFEHDFSDGLRLRNFSRYARTDRSSAITAPRFADVNNSLAINRQLQRRELTNEVWANQTDLSIDFDTGSIRHALVVGVEFVWEKQITQNGAQNTNQPTTNLFNPTPSDRPFGPMPGITNPPNKTEAQTISAYVFDKISFGEKWELTGGVRYDRVDADYSAPGVSFSRVDDLVSWRAALAFKPVENGNIYFGYATSFNPSIDGNANAGLGLTANTVNLDPEESRTFELGTKWDLFEDRLSLTGAIFRTEKTNARTSDPTDPVAVTVLDGEQVVQGFEIGFAGSITDWWRVFGGYTYLDSEVEDSANVLEIGNQLSNTPEHSFSFWTVFDLPYGFELGGGANFVDSRFNNNLNARQAPSYWLFDAMLGYKVNDNLSFRFNVYNIGDERYIDRLGGGHFVPGVGRTFALSASVKF, encoded by the coding sequence ATGAAATCAACCATCATCAAGCACCGCAAGCGCGCGCTCCCTAACTCCCTGACGGCACGCGAAGGCATCGCCCTCACCACGTCCGTCCTCTGCGCGGCTGGCGCTCTTCCAGCACAAACGGCCCCGGCACCTGCCCCGGACAATGGAGCCTCGCCTACCGTTACTCCCGAAGTGGTGGTGACTGGCCAGGCTGATCCCCTCTACAAACCCCAAGCCGTTGCCAGCCCTAAATTGCAGGGTCCTTTGCGTGACGTTCCCCAGACGATCACGGTCATTCCGCAAACGGTGATCCAGGAGCAGGGCGCGACCAATCTTCGTGATGTGCTTCGCAACGTTCCTGGCATCAGCATCCAGGCGGGTGAAGGTGGTGGCGGTCTTCCAGGTGACAACCTCAGCATTCGCGGTTTCAATGCCCGCACGGACTTCTTCATTGATGGAGTGCGTGATTTTGGCGCTTATTCCCGTGACCCGTTCAACTACGAACAGATTGAAGTCGCCAAAGGCCCTTCATCGTCCACTTCAGGTCGTGGTTCGACCGGTGGTTCCATCAACCTGGTGACCAAGACCCCCAAGCTTGAGCCTTTTTATCATCTGGATACCATGGGCGGCACGGACAAGCTGTTCCGCTCCACCATCGACATCAACCAGCCTTTCCTGGTGAATCCTGGCTCCCCTGGAGTTGAAGGTTTTTCCGGCGGCAAAGGTGCGAAGGAAGTTCTTCCAGTGGCACCGGTGGCTGAATCAGGTCACGCCTTCCGTTTGAACGGTCTCTTCCATACCAACGAAGTGGCCGGCCGCGATGTGGTTGAGCAAGAGCGCTGGGCGATCGCGCCCTCGCTGGCATTCGGACTTGGAACCGAAACGCGCCTGACGTTCACCTATCTTCACATGGAAGAAGACAACGTGCCTGAGTATGGCATTCCTTGGGTCCCGCCAAACAGCAATCCGCAGCTGTCGCGTTTCTCCGACCAGGCACCGCCGGTGTCCTTCGACAATTTCTACGGCATCCGTGGTTATGACTACGAAGAGACCGAAACCGATGTGGCAGGCATCCTGTTTGAGCACGATTTCAGTGATGGCCTTCGTTTGCGCAACTTCAGCCGCTACGCCCGGACCGACCGCTCCTCGGCGATCACCGCGCCACGTTTTGCGGACGTGAACAACAGCCTGGCCATCAACCGCCAGCTCCAGCGTCGCGAACTGACCAATGAAGTTTGGGCGAACCAGACCGACCTTTCCATCGACTTCGACACGGGTTCCATCCGCCATGCGTTGGTGGTGGGTGTCGAGTTTGTCTGGGAAAAGCAGATCACTCAAAACGGTGCGCAAAACACCAACCAGCCGACGACCAATCTGTTCAATCCGACTCCGTCGGACCGACCATTTGGGCCAATGCCTGGCATCACCAATCCACCCAACAAGACCGAGGCACAAACCATCAGCGCTTATGTGTTCGACAAGATCAGTTTTGGCGAAAAATGGGAACTGACCGGCGGAGTTCGGTATGATCGTGTCGATGCGGACTACAGCGCCCCTGGAGTGAGCTTCAGCCGGGTCGATGACCTGGTCAGCTGGCGCGCCGCGCTGGCGTTCAAGCCGGTGGAAAATGGCAACATCTACTTCGGTTATGCGACCTCCTTCAACCCCTCCATTGACGGCAACGCCAATGCTGGATTGGGATTGACCGCGAACACCGTGAACCTCGATCCTGAAGAGTCCCGCACCTTTGAGCTGGGCACCAAGTGGGATCTGTTTGAAGATCGTCTGTCCTTGACTGGCGCGATCTTCCGCACGGAGAAAACCAATGCCCGCACTTCGGATCCAACCGATCCGGTGGCGGTCACCGTTCTTGATGGTGAGCAGGTGGTGCAAGGTTTTGAAATTGGCTTTGCCGGCAGCATCACCGACTGGTGGCGCGTGTTCGGTGGTTATACCTACCTCGACAGCGAAGTGGAAGATTCCGCCAACGTGCTTGAGATCGGCAATCAGCTCTCCAATACCCCGGAACATTCCTTCAGCTTCTGGACCGTGTTTGATCTGCCTTATGGCTTTGAACTTGGTGGCGGGGCCAACTTTGTGGACTCCCGTTTCAACAACAACCTCAACGCCCGTCAGGCCCCAAGCTACTGGTTGTTTGATGCGATGCTGGGTTACAAGGTGAACGACAATCTCTCCTTCCGCTTCAACGTCTATAACATCGGTGACGAGCGTTACATCGACCGCCTTGGCGGTGGACACTTTGTTCCTGGCGTGGGTCGCACCTTTGCGCTTTCGGCGTCTGTGAAGTTTTAA
- a CDS encoding Fe2+-dependent dioxygenase — translation MLLTIPDVLTAEQVAHARQALDQADWGDGRVTAGYQSAKAKDNMQIPEGHPVARELGDMILQALGKNPLFMSAALPLRVFPPLFNRYAGGQSFGTHVDNAIRQIPGTPHRIRTDLSATLFFTGPEEYDGGELVVEDTYGGKSVKLPAGHMVLYPATSLHHVKPVTRGARVCSFFWLQSMIRDDGQRSLMFDLDVAIQRLSRDLAGNETAEKSTVQLTGVYHNLLRQWAEM, via the coding sequence ATGCTTCTTACCATTCCCGACGTCCTCACTGCAGAACAGGTGGCCCATGCGCGCCAGGCCTTGGACCAAGCCGACTGGGGCGATGGCAGGGTCACCGCAGGATATCAATCCGCCAAAGCCAAGGACAACATGCAAATCCCTGAAGGGCATCCCGTGGCACGTGAGCTCGGCGACATGATTCTTCAGGCCCTCGGCAAAAATCCACTTTTCATGTCGGCTGCCCTGCCGCTGCGGGTATTCCCGCCATTGTTCAATCGTTATGCCGGAGGCCAGTCCTTTGGCACGCATGTGGACAATGCCATTCGTCAGATTCCTGGAACTCCGCACCGGATTCGCACCGACCTTTCGGCGACGTTGTTTTTCACCGGTCCCGAGGAGTATGACGGCGGCGAGCTGGTGGTCGAGGACACTTATGGCGGCAAGAGTGTGAAACTACCCGCTGGGCACATGGTGTTGTATCCGGCGACGAGTTTGCATCACGTCAAACCGGTGACGCGTGGTGCCCGGGTGTGTTCGTTTTTCTGGCTGCAGAGCATGATTCGTGATGATGGGCAACGTTCGCTGATGTTCGATCTGGACGTGGCGATCCAGCGGCTGAGTCGCGACCTGGCTGGCAATGAAACGGCCGAGAAAAGCACGGTGCAACTGACGGGAGTTTATCATAACCTGCTCCGCCAGTGGGCGGAGATGTGA
- a CDS encoding PepSY-associated TM helix domain-containing protein → MKLGRAIKKGVFWTHLVGGIAAGLVIFLLAATGVLLSFERQILEWLDEPKVAEIPNQPAMLLEDLVGASIAKHPELSFSSVNLKADPKAAVGVSFGREKSVNLNPYNGEDLGQGSPRLHEAFHWITGLHRWLALSEVNRDTGKLITGIANLFFLFLIVSGLYLWWPGRWTWHFLKRIVWFDRRLTKRAKDWNWHNVFGFWCCVPLLLIVLTGTIMAFGWANQLLFALTGNEPPPPRTGRRGGGGQMAVKPSAPKIEGLNEALLIAQNKVPDWKSISIRLGDKPGAPASFLISQSHRGRPDKRAQLDVDLATGEEKLWEPFSSYNLGRQLRLWTRWVHTGEAGGWIGQTIAALAAMGAMVLVWTGFSMSWQRFRRRRS, encoded by the coding sequence ATGAAACTAGGACGAGCAATCAAAAAGGGGGTGTTTTGGACCCACTTGGTGGGCGGGATCGCAGCGGGTTTGGTGATCTTCCTGCTGGCGGCCACCGGCGTGTTGTTGTCGTTCGAACGACAGATCCTTGAGTGGCTGGATGAGCCCAAAGTCGCTGAGATCCCCAACCAGCCGGCGATGTTGCTTGAGGATCTTGTTGGTGCGTCCATTGCCAAGCATCCGGAGTTGAGCTTTTCGTCGGTCAATCTGAAGGCGGATCCCAAGGCGGCGGTCGGGGTAAGTTTTGGGCGCGAGAAGTCGGTCAATTTAAATCCTTACAACGGAGAAGATCTTGGACAGGGATCGCCACGTTTGCATGAAGCATTTCATTGGATCACCGGATTGCATCGGTGGCTGGCGCTAAGTGAGGTGAACCGGGATACCGGCAAGTTGATCACCGGTATCGCCAACTTGTTTTTCTTGTTTCTGATTGTCAGCGGTTTGTATCTCTGGTGGCCGGGTCGCTGGACCTGGCATTTCCTCAAACGCATTGTGTGGTTTGACCGTCGACTCACCAAACGCGCCAAGGATTGGAACTGGCACAACGTGTTTGGTTTCTGGTGTTGTGTGCCGTTGTTGTTGATCGTGCTGACCGGCACCATCATGGCGTTTGGTTGGGCGAATCAATTGTTGTTTGCGCTCACCGGCAATGAACCCCCTCCGCCGCGCACGGGTCGGCGTGGTGGCGGCGGGCAGATGGCAGTCAAGCCATCCGCTCCGAAAATTGAAGGTTTGAATGAGGCATTACTCATTGCTCAAAACAAAGTGCCCGATTGGAAAAGCATCAGCATCCGTCTTGGGGACAAACCGGGCGCGCCTGCCTCGTTCTTGATTAGTCAAAGTCATCGTGGCCGACCTGACAAACGGGCGCAACTGGACGTCGATCTTGCTACCGGCGAGGAAAAGTTATGGGAGCCATTTTCCAGTTACAACCTGGGCCGGCAATTGCGTTTGTGGACGCGCTGGGTGCATACCGGCGAGGCGGGGGGATGGATTGGTCAGACCATTGCCGCGCTCGCGGCGATGGGGGCCATGGTGTTGGTGTGGACGGGGTTTTCCATGAGCTGGCAGCGATTCCGCAGAAGGCGCAGTTGA
- a CDS encoding TonB family protein → MILPPKHINAHLPSMWTAAVCATMLGVGLHGATQPVLPDSDMPPLFLEIGENVEFVEFQAPGDPAPEEMLNEPEEEMELEEVIEEDVEIPPLPEIVMPLTPPEMPDLAELEEIRPPEPPKIAPQPSPEKPKTESKPKPKPKPRVVNAPNKTGTGSGGGGGSGPPTVFSGGGKGRFPAPPYPSSARSAGAQGTVRLLVVVEATGVPSSVSIQSSSGSSQLDASAVGTISRRWRWPQGNVRRYIVPIRYVLNQ, encoded by the coding sequence ATGATCCTTCCGCCAAAGCACATCAACGCGCACCTGCCCTCCATGTGGACGGCAGCCGTTTGCGCCACGATGTTGGGGGTGGGATTGCATGGGGCGACCCAGCCAGTGTTGCCGGACAGTGACATGCCGCCACTGTTTTTGGAGATCGGCGAAAACGTCGAGTTTGTCGAATTTCAGGCACCGGGCGACCCGGCTCCCGAAGAGATGCTGAATGAGCCCGAGGAGGAGATGGAGCTTGAGGAAGTGATCGAAGAGGATGTTGAGATTCCGCCGCTGCCTGAGATCGTGATGCCACTGACGCCGCCGGAGATGCCTGACCTTGCGGAGCTTGAGGAAATTCGTCCGCCTGAGCCGCCTAAAATTGCTCCTCAACCTTCGCCAGAGAAACCGAAGACGGAGAGCAAGCCCAAACCGAAACCCAAGCCGAGAGTGGTCAATGCGCCCAACAAAACGGGCACCGGCAGCGGTGGTGGTGGCGGATCGGGTCCACCCACGGTATTCAGTGGCGGAGGCAAGGGTCGCTTCCCTGCTCCGCCTTATCCATCATCCGCACGCAGCGCAGGGGCGCAGGGAACGGTCAGACTTTTGGTGGTGGTGGAAGCCACCGGTGTGCCCAGTTCGGTGAGCATTCAAAGTTCCAGCGGCTCCAGTCAACTCGATGCCAGCGCGGTCGGAACCATCAGTCGGCGCTGGCGCTGGCCACAAGGGAATGTGCGGCGTTACATCGTTCCCATCCGCTATGTTTTGAACCAATAA
- a CDS encoding MotA/TolQ/ExbB proton channel family protein, with amino-acid sequence MTTPILANSLIEIFREGGPIMWPIGLVALMAIAVVVERIFWWTALATKRRPKVLEKVLMALEKGDIAKAQEISANSSDPVLRVVHAGLNHRHASLTGALQAAAGIEIKQAGRFLTAMDTIITLGPLLGLLGTVTGIMGSFTAIGGSELAVEKVTGGIGEALIATAFGLGIAILVLVPYNLFNSKVAALQHDIETAANNVEVFTAAPPTRVHV; translated from the coding sequence ATGACAACACCCATTCTGGCTAACTCACTTATTGAAATCTTTCGCGAAGGCGGCCCGATCATGTGGCCCATCGGTCTCGTGGCGCTTATGGCCATTGCAGTGGTGGTGGAACGGATCTTCTGGTGGACCGCCCTGGCCACCAAACGCCGGCCCAAAGTGTTGGAAAAAGTCCTGATGGCTCTTGAGAAAGGGGACATCGCCAAGGCGCAGGAAATTTCGGCAAACTCCAGCGATCCCGTGCTGCGGGTGGTGCATGCGGGATTAAATCACCGGCATGCCAGTCTCACCGGTGCCTTGCAGGCCGCGGCGGGAATTGAGATCAAACAGGCCGGGCGATTTCTGACGGCAATGGACACCATCATCACGCTGGGACCCCTGCTTGGATTGCTCGGCACCGTCACCGGCATCATGGGGAGTTTCACCGCGATCGGCGGATCCGAACTTGCCGTGGAGAAAGTGACCGGCGGCATCGGCGAGGCTTTGATCGCGACCGCCTTTGGACTGGGCATCGCCATCCTGGTGCTGGTCCCTTACAATCTGTTCAATTCGAAAGTCGCTGCGCTTCAGCATGACATTGAAACGGCGGCCAACAATGTGGAGGTCTTCACCGCCGCGCCTCCGACGCGCGTGCATGTTTGA
- a CDS encoding ExbD/TolR family protein produces the protein MKIVSPIAQHKARIEVIPLIDIMFFLLASFMMVSLTMTKQRTIEVNLPGAATSQSNLKPDSITLAVDARGGVFLEKENITLEQLDVMLKEKLAVNKDLPVYISGDAETPHGAMVAVLDYVRRCGVTKVAFNVKPLEKL, from the coding sequence ATGAAAATTGTTTCCCCGATTGCCCAGCACAAGGCACGCATTGAGGTCATTCCATTGATCGACATCATGTTTTTCCTTTTGGCGAGCTTCATGATGGTGAGTCTGACCATGACCAAACAACGCACCATTGAGGTCAATCTTCCTGGTGCCGCCACCTCCCAGTCGAACCTCAAGCCGGACAGCATCACCCTTGCCGTCGATGCGCGTGGCGGGGTGTTTTTGGAAAAAGAAAACATCACTTTGGAGCAGCTGGATGTCATGCTGAAGGAGAAGCTCGCCGTTAACAAGGACCTGCCCGTGTATATCTCCGGCGATGCCGAAACTCCACATGGTGCCATGGTGGCGGTGCTGGACTACGTCCGACGTTGTGGCGTGACCAAGGTCGCTTTCAATGTGAAGCCACTGGAAAAACTCTGA
- a CDS encoding PEP-CTERM sorting domain-containing protein, translating to MLMKNILLIVIVLSFGVSGVSMGQTQIYTNRIEGFTAAQVDAGLPANHAFDPTTIASAIVDPTYSVSNGPASPHGGNAYFGSVVGAGGVGDYTVDFADFVDINGAPVSFLDQESYVVTIFYKPSIVSDNLGNSWSYIPDSNIDYYIFDGAPVSIGNTVASFSPNTWTAIDFSFVFDAATMGNSPYLWVTPLYVLTPLQGSAALAQSNFNYNGAIDIGAPVAAVPEPSGAILIGVAGLLGILQRRRSVRA from the coding sequence ATGCTTATGAAAAATATATTATTGATCGTTATTGTTCTCTCCTTCGGCGTCTCGGGTGTTTCCATGGGGCAAACCCAAATCTACACCAATAGAATCGAAGGATTCACTGCCGCACAAGTGGATGCGGGGCTTCCTGCGAACCATGCGTTTGATCCAACGACAATTGCCTCTGCAATTGTCGATCCGACTTATTCGGTGAGCAATGGCCCAGCGTCACCTCATGGCGGGAATGCTTACTTTGGTTCCGTGGTAGGAGCTGGAGGAGTTGGGGATTATACCGTGGACTTTGCTGACTTCGTTGACATCAACGGAGCGCCGGTCTCCTTTTTGGATCAAGAAAGCTATGTGGTGACGATCTTCTATAAACCTTCCATCGTCAGCGACAATCTGGGCAATTCCTGGAGTTACATCCCCGACTCTAATATCGATTATTACATCTTTGATGGCGCTCCAGTATCTATAGGCAACACAGTGGCCAGCTTTTCCCCCAACACTTGGACCGCGATCGACTTCTCATTCGTGTTTGATGCCGCTACGATGGGCAACAGCCCGTATCTTTGGGTGACTCCCCTTTACGTTCTGACCCCATTGCAGGGTTCTGCTGCCTTGGCGCAGTCGAATTTCAATTACAACGGAGCCATTGACATCGGAGCCCCTGTTGCCGCCGTTCCCGAGCCGTCGGGTGCCATCCTCATTGGTGTCGCTGGTTTATTGGGCATCCTTCAACGCCGTCGTTCGGTGCGCGCCTGA
- the trhA gene encoding PAQR family membrane homeostasis protein TrhA: protein MNPPVVSERSLLCQSHREEMASMLTHALGVVLSVVALIGMLITSGGDFLKSISAAVFGGSLILLYGFSTLYHLYTDARRKQLFQTLDHVCIYLLIAATYTPISIITLRGPWGWTLFSLVWTMAIVGLVIKTKNVLPGRKKNHWLSTVLYLAMGWLALIAIGPVVRAMPPAGLAWLVGGGLSYTFGVIFYSWRSLPYHHAIWHLFVLGGSACHVIAIWLYVLR from the coding sequence ATGAATCCGCCCGTTGTTTCCGAACGATCACTGCTTTGCCAGAGCCACCGCGAGGAAATGGCCAGCATGCTCACGCACGCGCTGGGCGTCGTGCTGAGTGTAGTCGCGCTCATCGGCATGCTCATTACCTCCGGTGGCGACTTCCTAAAATCGATCTCCGCAGCCGTTTTCGGCGGCTCGCTCATCCTCCTCTACGGTTTCTCCACGCTCTACCATCTCTACACCGACGCGAGAAGAAAGCAGCTCTTCCAGACGCTCGATCATGTCTGCATTTACCTGCTCATCGCCGCTACCTACACGCCCATCTCGATCATTACCCTGCGCGGGCCGTGGGGCTGGACACTGTTCAGCCTCGTCTGGACCATGGCCATCGTCGGGTTGGTCATCAAAACCAAAAACGTTCTGCCCGGCAGGAAGAAAAACCACTGGCTCTCCACCGTCCTCTACCTCGCCATGGGATGGCTGGCCCTCATCGCCATCGGTCCGGTGGTCCGTGCAATGCCCCCTGCCGGCCTAGCCTGGCTGGTCGGCGGCGGCCTCAGCTACACCTTTGGCGTGATCTTCTACTCCTGGCGATCGCTGCCCTACCATCACGCCATCTGGCATCTTTTCGTCCTCGGCGGCAGCGCCTGCCACGTCATCGCCATCTGGCTTTATGTTCTCCGCTGA
- a CDS encoding glycerophosphodiester phosphodiesterase, giving the protein MKIIAHRGGMSRGMQNAPEGVRLAARYRVDFVELDVVKKSPTDGFCCVHGWGRGSDLESCLAEMGEEMGLMAHLKGSYEREDLERLLKVILPQVPLERVIFASHGDAVLRRLHEISPNAQLARFGLMSAISAMWEPKLKPWQYCLIHHSVLLNCHVKALQRRGYSVMASCVWEFRSRDSVKRLGVDGAFVNLYADS; this is encoded by the coding sequence TTGAAGATCATTGCACATCGTGGGGGAATGAGTCGGGGGATGCAGAATGCTCCTGAGGGGGTGCGGCTTGCGGCCCGATATCGGGTGGATTTTGTGGAACTGGATGTGGTCAAGAAATCACCGACAGATGGATTTTGTTGTGTGCACGGATGGGGCAGGGGGAGTGATTTGGAATCTTGCCTCGCTGAAATGGGCGAAGAGATGGGGCTGATGGCCCATTTGAAGGGGAGTTATGAGAGAGAGGATTTGGAACGTTTGCTGAAAGTGATCTTGCCGCAGGTGCCTTTGGAAAGAGTGATCTTTGCGTCGCATGGGGATGCGGTGTTGCGGAGGTTGCATGAGATTTCGCCGAATGCGCAACTCGCTCGCTTCGGATTGATGTCTGCGATTTCAGCGATGTGGGAGCCTAAGCTCAAGCCGTGGCAGTATTGCCTGATCCATCACAGCGTGCTTTTGAACTGCCATGTCAAGGCGCTGCAGCGTCGTGGGTATTCGGTGATGGCGAGCTGTGTGTGGGAGTTCCGCAGCAGGGACAGCGTCAAAAGATTGGGGGTCGATGGGGCTTTTGTGAATTTGTATGCGGATTCGTAA
- a CDS encoding AraC family transcriptional regulator encodes MSKVHPGSHFHSLFDHLPGVCFYCKDRDGRFMLVSQSFLQHHQRRHESELLGLTDFDVAPQQMASGYLRDDAVLLAGEVGCIERVELWFDKQGSPDWVFVTKIPLKDSRGRICGTAGVVRVAADHEMQLPMIQSVARAVEIIRRDFAGPVMLAEVAGKCGLSMRHFQRRFQQAFGFSPQEFLMKTRVAAAMKQLEETNLSASEIAIRCGFVDGSSFSEQFGQRVGQSPTAYREMRRSDG; translated from the coding sequence TTGAGCAAGGTTCACCCGGGCTCTCATTTCCATTCGCTGTTTGATCACCTCCCCGGCGTTTGTTTTTATTGCAAGGATCGCGACGGACGTTTCATGCTGGTTAGTCAGAGCTTTCTGCAGCATCACCAACGCAGGCATGAGAGTGAGCTGCTCGGCCTGACCGATTTTGATGTCGCGCCTCAGCAGATGGCTTCCGGTTATCTTCGGGATGATGCCGTTTTGCTTGCGGGTGAAGTCGGCTGCATTGAGCGCGTGGAGTTATGGTTCGACAAACAGGGGAGTCCTGACTGGGTGTTTGTCACCAAGATCCCGTTGAAGGATAGTCGGGGCCGGATTTGCGGAACGGCGGGCGTGGTGCGGGTGGCGGCGGATCACGAGATGCAACTGCCAATGATCCAGAGCGTGGCGCGTGCGGTTGAAATCATTCGTCGTGACTTCGCAGGTCCGGTAATGCTCGCGGAAGTGGCCGGCAAATGCGGACTTTCGATGCGACATTTTCAGCGACGATTTCAGCAGGCGTTCGGGTTTAGTCCGCAGGAGTTTCTGATGAAAACCCGGGTCGCCGCCGCGATGAAACAACTGGAGGAAACGAATCTTTCCGCCTCCGAGATCGCGATCCGCTGTGGTTTTGTGGATGGCAGCAGCTTTTCCGAACAGTTTGGTCAGCGAGTGGGGCAAAGTCCCACCGCTTATCGGGAGATGCGGCGTTCCGATGGGTAG
- the xylA gene encoding xylose isomerase, translating to MSTHFPDISRIAYEGPQSKNPLAFKHYNPDELVEGKTMRDHLRFSIVYWHTMCGQGGDMFGEATAIRPWDAGKTGIEQAKARVPVFFEIAEKLGMPYYAFHDRDVAPHGKTLRESNEYLDTIVALLKEQQQRTGIKLLWGTAQLFVHKRFMNGAATSPNAEVFAFAAAQVKKALEVTHELGGEGYTFWGGREGYMTLWNTDMKRELDHLARFLHMAVDYAKEIGFKGQFYIEPKPKEPTKHQYDSDAAACLNFLREYDLLPHFKLNLETNHATLAGHSMQHEMEVAGAAGALGSLDANTGDLLLGWDTDQFLTDASVATQMMLSALKHGGLTTGGVNFDAKVRRESIDPEDLFFAHIGGMDTFARGLKNAAAIRADGRLGEFVQQRYASWDTGLGASIEQGKETFASLEKLMLEKGEAAPNTSGRQEYLENLVNEFV from the coding sequence ATGAGCACTCACTTCCCCGACATCTCCCGGATCGCCTACGAAGGCCCTCAATCCAAAAATCCCCTCGCCTTCAAACACTACAATCCCGATGAACTCGTGGAAGGCAAAACGATGCGCGATCATCTGCGTTTCTCCATCGTCTACTGGCATACCATGTGTGGTCAGGGCGGCGACATGTTCGGCGAAGCCACGGCCATCCGCCCTTGGGACGCCGGCAAAACCGGCATCGAACAGGCCAAGGCACGCGTGCCGGTGTTCTTCGAAATCGCTGAAAAACTCGGCATGCCCTACTACGCTTTCCATGATCGCGATGTCGCCCCTCACGGCAAAACCTTGCGCGAGAGCAACGAATATCTCGACACCATCGTCGCCCTGTTGAAAGAGCAGCAGCAACGCACCGGCATCAAACTGCTGTGGGGAACTGCCCAGTTGTTCGTGCACAAACGTTTCATGAATGGTGCCGCCACCTCGCCGAACGCCGAAGTTTTTGCTTTTGCCGCCGCCCAGGTGAAGAAAGCCCTGGAGGTGACCCATGAACTCGGTGGTGAAGGTTACACCTTTTGGGGAGGTCGCGAAGGGTATATGACCTTGTGGAACACCGACATGAAACGCGAACTCGACCACCTCGCCCGCTTCCTGCACATGGCCGTCGATTACGCCAAGGAAATTGGCTTCAAGGGCCAGTTTTACATCGAGCCAAAACCCAAGGAACCTACCAAGCATCAATACGACAGCGACGCCGCTGCCTGCCTGAACTTCCTGCGTGAATACGACCTGCTTCCGCACTTCAAGCTCAACCTGGAGACCAACCACGCCACGCTGGCCGGCCATTCCATGCAACACGAAATGGAAGTCGCAGGAGCAGCCGGGGCACTGGGATCGCTCGATGCCAATACCGGCGATCTGCTGCTTGGCTGGGATACCGATCAATTCCTCACCGATGCCTCGGTGGCCACCCAGATGATGCTCTCCGCTTTAAAACATGGCGGACTCACCACCGGCGGCGTCAACTTCGATGCCAAAGTGCGCCGCGAAAGCATTGATCCCGAGGATCTGTTTTTTGCCCACATCGGCGGCATGGACACCTTTGCACGGGGTTTGAAAAACGCCGCCGCCATTCGTGCCGATGGCCGCCTGGGCGAATTCGTCCAACAACGTTATGCCTCGTGGGACACCGGTCTCGGTGCCAGCATTGAACAAGGCAAAGAAACCTTCGCCTCCCTGGAGAAGCTCATGCTCGAAAAAGGCGAAGCCGCTCCCAACACAAGCGGTCGCCAGGAGTATCTGGAAAACTTGGTCAACGAGTTCGTCTAA
- a CDS encoding type II toxin-antitoxin system VapC family toxin: protein MSVCADTGFIVKLYLKEANSPQALALLASLSPPIFVTTWHVLEVSNAIQRAVFVGGITPAQASQLLSIFDSDLRNGVFNLVEIDHDAVLELARRLTLNHTPVIGTRSLDVLHVASAIELEATDFVSFDQRQRDAAKAEGLNILP from the coding sequence ATGAGCGTTTGTGCGGACACGGGTTTCATCGTCAAGCTTTACCTCAAGGAGGCAAATTCACCGCAAGCTCTCGCCTTGCTGGCAAGTCTTTCTCCGCCCATATTCGTGACAACGTGGCATGTGCTGGAAGTGTCCAACGCCATACAAAGAGCGGTTTTTGTAGGGGGCATCACGCCCGCTCAAGCAAGCCAGCTACTGTCAATTTTCGATTCAGACTTGCGAAATGGAGTGTTTAACTTGGTTGAGATCGACCATGATGCCGTATTGGAACTTGCAAGACGGCTGACGTTGAATCATACGCCTGTCATTGGCACACGTTCTCTCGATGTGCTGCATGTTGCGAGCGCGATTGAGTTGGAGGCGACAGATTTCGTTAGTTTTGATCAGCGCCAGAGAGATGCGGCGAAGGCCGAAGGGCTAAACATTCTGCCCTGA